From the genome of Argentina anserina chromosome 4, drPotAnse1.1, whole genome shotgun sequence, one region includes:
- the LOC126791836 gene encoding uncharacterized protein LOC126791836, with amino-acid sequence MASLTTMITIPSNFPSLGLPPRFPVRKYNCTYVVAHQNATKMGLHCSHYSLFSRMHEIGPARLSWPVHAAGSGLEASIAEENVIRLKTTKIVVESQDENVIQVRVDVAGDETQKVFDQVLTNLARTAPPVPGFRRQKGGKTSKVPKSFLLDILGKERVTKFVIQEVVSSAMADYVKQENLTVKENKINTTQSAEELQSLFTPGNEFGFNAIVELEKSEIENPS; translated from the exons atGGCTTCGTTGACGACGATGATAACTATTCCTTCGAATTTCCCCTCCCTTGGACTTCCTCCG CGTTTCCCTGTCAGAAAATACAACTGTACTTATGTTGTTGCTCATCAAAATGCAACAAAAATGGGGTTACATTGCTCTCACTATAGTCTCTTCTCGCG TATGCATGAGATCGGTCCTGCACGATTATCCTGGCCAGTACACGCAGCCGGTTCAg GTTTAGAGGCATCTATTGCAGAAGAAAATGTAATAAGATTGAAGACCACAAAAATTGTTGTCGAGTCCCAAGATGAGAATGTTATACAA GTTAGAGTGGACGTGGCTGGGGATGAAACACAAAAAGTTTTTGATCAGGTTTTGACAAATTTGGCACGCACAGCCCCACCAGTTCCAGGATTTCGCAGGCAAAAAGGAG GAAAAACATCAAAG GTACCAAAAAGCTTTCTCTTGGATATACTTGGTAAAGAGCGTGTCACAAAGTTTGTCATACAAGAAGTAGTAAGCTCTGCCATGGCTGATTATGTAAAGCAG GAAAATCTGACTgtgaaagaaaacaagatcAACACCACCCAATCGGCAGAAGAACTCCAATCATTGTTCACCCCAGGGAATGAGTTTGGATTCAATGCTATAGTTGAGCTTGAAAAGTCAGAAATTGAAAACCCAAGCTAG